The Rhizoctonia solani chromosome 1, complete sequence sequence GCAGGAGGTACCTTGGGAGAGTGCTTCGCCTTTTCTTCCCCAGGGTATACAAACTCTTCGTCCGAGTCCGAATCCAAGGGAGGGGCCTCGGCCGTTTCTACggttggtggaggtggcaaCATAACTTCTGGGAAAGCTGTAGCCTGAGGGTCGCCTACAACAGAGAGGAGCTGATCGGTACACATCTCGCAATGCTGCTCTAGTAGGCAATGAAGGAGTTTCAATGACGCGGTTGCTGATGAAGAAAATTCAGAGTTTAAATTGGAGAATATAAAGTCCTTGAGAGTAAAACGACCAAGAGAAGAGTAATAAGTGGATTGGCGCTTGTTTGCGGGCTCCTTCTCTAGGAGGGTCATGGCACTACTCTTGCGGCGGTTCTTTTTTACTGCTCGAGTTGCGGAATCTGAGATCTCTGTCGGGCGTCCATAGTCGGTACCTTCGCTCACTAGGTATTTCACGAGAGCATCGGTCAATCTCCCGTGTTTCAACGTCCTAAGCATGGTTTCGATATAGGAGAGGACGGCAACCGCGCTCCCATCCGCATCTGAACACTCCAGGATCGAGGGGTATAAGACGTTTTCCAAAAAGACTCTTTTAAATGCTCGTATGATGGCGTCGGATATTGCAGTTCCCACTAATGCTGAAGGATCAAGAGTTTGTTCGGGATTGTTGTCTGTGGCTCCAGTTTCTCCCATACGCGAGTACACCGATGCATCATTGCGTTTTAGAACATCTTGGATGAACTCGGCCATCTTTAAGAAATGATCTAAACGGCCCCGAAATTCTTGACTAGTGGATACACCAATATTGAGTTCCCGGCCCCTCTCTTCTGCTTCCTCAAGGCGGgctgcttcctcctcgtTAGAAACCACATGATGACCGCCCAAGAGCATGCCGCCATTTTGCGCTTCTGATTCAGCCGCATAGTCACGTTGCACCTCGAGTTTGTAAGGCAGAACCGAATATACAGCAGCGAGGCCAGCACCAAGAACATCAGAAAAGTCGCCATCTAGAACATATTCGGCCAAGGCAAGCGCTGCGTCAGATGCTGGGTCTGGGCGACCGGCCTCACTATCGTCTGAGGAGCCCGGATGATCCGAGATAGACATGGCCACATCGAGTAGAAATAACAACCCGGCCCGAGCCAAGTCACCTATCTTGCCCTCGCGATGGACGAAACGGAGCAAATAGTTGAAGAGTAGGAACTCGTACTCAGGTTTAGCCTGGGGTGGATTTCCTGTCACAGTCAACACAGAAGACGCGGGGGAAGGTGCCCTTGGGATGGTCGACATCAAGCTACGTGCTGGGCGATTGGCTGCCTCTTCTTCTGCCTCCTTTTCCGCTGtttcttcttcatcctctTCGTCAAATGAATATGATTTTTGTGACTGAAACCAGTGTTTGTCGTGAAAAAATATCATGAGAAGCTCCCGGTAAGTTCTAATGCGGCTGCAAAGGGTGCAGAGAAGGTCAACGACTAAGTTCCAGAAAGTAAGTCAGCACTCAAGTGGTTAGAGGGTATATACATACGGTCTTCTTCATAGTTCGCGACACTGGTCCTTTGGGATACACTGGCAGCACCCATGGCCTTCGATGAACTGAATGAGGTTTCGTCGATCAAGTCACCAATACACACACGTAGCAGCCGGAGAACTGCTTTATGAACGACTGCATGGACAAGAAATTGCTCGTCCATCAGAACCACGAGATTTCCAACGGTTTTTAATACTTCAGCCTGGACGCCAAACGGTCGGTCAGCTTCGCTAAGACTAACTAGTGTGCCTAGGATATCTGAACGGGAATTAGGCGAGGTACATAACGAACAACACCACATACCATTCTTAAGCAACGACTCCAAACACGCTCCAGTAGATCTGTACCATTATTCAATGAATATTCTATGTGGATTGGATATCTCCACGTACTCTTGATCCCCTCTGGTGGATTCCCATACAAGAGCGTCGACCATGGCTTGAAGATGAGCAGGTACGTTTGTAGATCCAATCCCCCTAGTTAGCTGTCTTTCGTCTGGAATTAGAAGAGTATTCTATATTCCTGTTGTTATTTAGAGAATAAAATTGGCAGACACCAGCTAAAAACGCACCTTGACTTCTGCCCATGCCATTTGGAAGTCGCCCAAATGGTCGCGTGCGGGCTTCGGCGTTGCTGCCACTTGTGGCCGCAAGAACTTGGCAAAGTATTCCATCCCTTTCTGTTCGTTAGAGCGAGAACTCTCGACTGGGTATCTGTTCGGGTCGTGATGCGGGTGCTCGGAGAGTGTAAGTCTGGGTTGGTACTTATCCAAATTACCACAAATGATACGGTTACGTGAGCCACCGCCCATACAACTCAAATCTCATCCAACCATGTATACAAAGGTATGTGTATATCACCGAGTATTTTTGAAGCCCTCGCGATCTTTGGCAGCCTCATTCGATaccaaaaataaaataaaataaacttTCATATGGTTGCATTATTCACCTAACTACAAGGGCGACTCAATCTGGATCTACAAAAGAACTCTATACTCCCCAGCGCATCGCCAAACTGCTCACAACTACCGAAACACTACTCAAAGCCATCGCCAACGCGCTCCAGACAGGGGGGAGCCTGGTATGACCGAGAGCATAAAAGGCTCCGGCAGCAACGGGGATCATGGCGACATTGTATATCAATGCCCAGGCAAAGTTGAGTTTCTGTCGAAGATAAACCTTGCTTGAAAGCCGTAAAAGGAAAGGCAAAGTAGAGAGGCTGGACGAAAGTAATACAAACGATGATGAGGATAGGGTGATTTGGGATCCATGCGATAGCCCGATGCTAAAATATATGTCAATACCGTCTTGAACTTGATTGAGTACTGAAAAGTACACACCCAATATCGGCCGCCGCAATAGCTGCGCTATCGTTCAGGCCATCACCACAAAACGCAATAACCGCCCGGCCCTCACGCCTCATCCATGGTAAACGGCTCGAATGAACTACTGGCTGGGACTGAAGGTGTGTTATAAAATCTGCCTTCTCATGCGGAAGTACTCCAGCAACGACCCGCTCGTCAGGGATGCCAAGATCGTGTGCAACCGCCTTTGCAGTGATGACATTGTCACCGCTCAGCATCCACACCTGTTTTCCGGACTTGTGGAGCTCGGCCACTGTCGAGACAGACTCGGGTCGAAGCGCATCAGCCACTGCAAAGCACATGGCCAACTCGTATCCGCCCCACATATTCTCGTTCAAGGAACCAGCATTCAGATTCGGACGTCCCACAGCGACGAAAACAACGGTTTTGCCCTGCCTTTGCCATTCACCGACATACGATTCGTCAACCTGAACGTCGTGGTCTCTCATGAGAGTCGTATTTCCGACCAAAACAGAGTACGATTGGGAGCCAACTTGAACCAAGGCAACAAGCCCCCGGCCGGACTTCTCTTCGCATTCCACGAGCTGCAGTATTTCGGAGCCGTCTGCTTCGGATTCGCAGTGACGAACGAGCGCCAAGGCAATAGGATGTGTTGACCCCATCTCCATTTCGCGCACGGCAGTCAACAGCCATTTTGGTTCGCAAAAGACTTTTGAGTCGGTAACCCTCGGCTCCCCAAGAGTTAGAGTGCCAGTCTTGTCGAAAACCACGGCCGTGACCTGACTCGCACGTTGAAAGGCCTCGCCACCCCCTTGTGCAAGTATACCGGCCTTGGCGGCCATTCCAGCTAGAATCAACATTCAGTGTGCAGTTCAAAATACGTGTCTCGAGTTGACTCACCTCCAACAGCTTGCGCAGTAGGCGCGGCAAGTCCAATTCCACAAGGGCATGCAACGACTAACACTGCAATAGTAAACTCGAAAGCGAAGAATACTCTATCGCCAGTCCCCTCACGTCCCATGGGCAATGACCCTTCAGGGAGCGCTCCCCCAAGCGAAACTCCGATCCAAATCGCAAGGATGACCAGTGACAGCCATACAACAATAGGCACAAAAACTCCCGAAATGCGATCTGCCAAACGTTCTATGGGAGCCTTGCGCCCTTGAGCATCAGCCACCGCACGAACGATCTTCTCAAGTACTGTAGCGTCGCCTAGCTTGTCCACTCGGACGGTAACTGCGCTTGTGAGGTTGGTGGTACCGCATACAAGTATATCTCCGGGTCCCTTTTCGACAGGCCGAGATTCGCCGGTCAAAGATGACTCGTCGACGGTGGTTTTACCGGATATGATAGTACCATCAGCTGGTGGAATAGAGCCTGGTTGGACAAGAATTGTGTCGCCCAATTCGAGCACGTCTACTGGGACCTGACGAACTCCTGCTTCTTCCAGTACAGGGGTGTCGTCGACATTCGAAACAAGCAGGGCTGTTTCGGGTCTAATAGCACCCAACATCGAGATCGCATCGCCAGTCTGCGATTCAAACGTAAGTACGAGCACAATTCAGACATACTGAAATACCAACTTGCCTTAACTTTGGCTCGCCCTTCTAGCAACCTCCCAGCAAGAATGAAGAAGATCAAAAAGACTGAACTGTCAAAGTATGTGCGCATTTCCACCTCCATAGCGTGGTGGGGCGACGTGCGGATATCGATCGCCATCATGGCGACACTTGCAAAGTAGGCGGTAGTCGTCGAAAGAGCGACAAGTAGATCCATACTGCCAAAATGCACCAAGTTCTTCCACTGCCATTGACGACGCCTACCACCGAAAAGGGACGCATATGATTTCTTGTAGAAAATCCTTCGTGGATACCAATGTCAGCACGCGCATACAATGAGCCAGAGACTGAAAGATATACCATCCTACGCCAAATTGCACCGGCGTTGCAAGGGCCCAAAGTACAATAACTCCGAGGCCAGCACCACCCCAGACCGGCTTCTCAATGCGTTGGCGCAAGGGGTGAGACTTGGGTAGGGCGATCATACCAACGATGCCAATGACAAAGGTCGGTACGGCGAAAAGAGTGGCAATAAGAAACAAGCGAGCAATTTTGCGAGCTTCTCGAGCTTGGAGCTTCATCGCAATAGAATGAAGCGATGGCGGGTGATATATCTTAGCAATAATAGGCTCAGGGAGGTTACCCAAGATTGAGCGAATAGTGAGCTTGGAGTTGGGTGTGTACCGAATAGACCCAATAGGAGAAGCAAGGCTAGGGCGCGTTATCATATCAATCCCGATAGTCGACAGGTGGGTAGCAATACGGGTTGGACACTCCCTTGAGTAGAAGTAAGTAACACATAGCTCAAGAAACCAATCTGCATCACATACTTGCAGAACATGCCTTGGAACTCAAGTTGTACGGTTCGCTCTGAAGGATCGGAGGAAACTTCTGTTTCAAGTTCCCTGGTTATTGTTTGGGATACTTCGAACCCACAATCTTCGACGACCGATGTTATTTCTTCGACAGTGACTTTGTCACAGCAGTACCTGACGGTCATCGAGTTTGAGATCAACGAGATTGACACAATCTCAACTCCTTCTAGCTCTTGCACAGCTTTGCTTAGAGGACCAGCGCAAGAACTATTATGGAAATACAAGTGATACTATGAGCCACCACCAAATCCAGATAATTCGCATACACTCACCTGCATGTCATCCCTACAATTCCAAACACTGTCTCCTTTGGAATTTTTCCTCGTGCCTCTACAGGGACACTGTTATTTACTGACGCTTCAAATCCAATAGATTCAATTTCTGATACGATATCTGCAGCAGAGCAGGCGTTTCCATCGTGCACGACAGTGGCGGAATTGAGCATTAATTTGACCTCAACGCTCAGCACACCCGGGTGCTGCTGTAGCGCATTCGTAATGGAAGTTGTGCACGAACTGTGGCATGCAAGTCATGAGCATATGAGACCAGAATAGAAAAAGAAATTAATGCTTACGCGCAGGTCATGCCCTCAATGGAAAACTCGGTCTTCAGCGTCAAGGGAGTGAGATCGCGCGCCACCACCACTGAATCAAGCAAGGAGTCATCGCGACAAGCATCACAATGTTCCAAGTGCTTTGCGTGAGCTTCTCTTGTAGGCACGGAGGTCTCAACATGGCTCGGCTCTCCGTCCTTCTTGTTATCAATGGTGTACCCAGCCTGGGCAAGCAGCTGACCGACGTCGTCAATAAGCTTCTCCTTGTCGACATCGACACTACTAGCAGAAAAGGACAGTATGCGGCGGTCGATATCGATTCTCAGGTCCCTTATTCCAGAGATAGGACCAAGTAGAGACTGGATGAATGACTGGCAACTCCGCAGTGAATTTGCGGGACTTGAAACTATCAGCGTTGGGCCAAGCACAGCGATGAGTAAAACTCACTGGATAATGTGGGCATAATGGTAGATAATTCAGCGGCTATATGACAAGCGAATCCAATTGATACGGACGACTGTAGGTGTCGACTTTGCCTTGTTCATCCCCACCAGCGGCTTGATATATTCTCTGAGCGATTTTTTGGAGAAAGTGGCGGCAAAAATGTCGCATGACTAAACATCATCGGCATCATATGATTGGTCGATTGCATCATCCAGATATTCCGCTTTGCAAATAATGACGCAGCCCAGTCATCCGTAGTAATAAGAGAAACACCCACTCACAAGCGTATACGGAAAGGTAAGGCTTTACCTATGGGGGTATACTCCTGACTAACAGCACCATTATCTTCTAGAAAGTATCTGAGCATACGAATGCCGATAATTTGGAGGCTGCTGATCGCGGGCAAGGGGCTACACCGCCGATATACCTAGTGAAAACGCCGTGGTTCCGATACTAGCCCAGGATCTCTCCGCGGCGCGTCATACTCAATCAGCTGGTTGGTTCAATGAATAGATTTCGGCGTAATTGAACTATCAATGTACTCCAAATGTACGGAGCCTGTGAGAACGTCACCGATGGCCGTATGGATCGAACCTCGTGGGCTTGTCTACAATCGAGAAACTGAACCAAAACAAGGCGAGTTTGGTTTGAGAGGTGGGATATAAATTAAGACAATGACTGTAGTCCGGTAGTAGCCGGTCAATACAATCTTGAGCTTGTTACTTCTCTGTGGTTTCCGGAGCCGGAGGATGTTTCAGTGGATGCTCCTCCCGTGCTTGTTCGAGAAGCTCCGTAAGTCCCTTCTCCTTTACTGCGCGCTGTCAAATATCGAGAGATGAGACGGTGGTGCATATCGTTGACTACAACATCTCACTTGAACACACTCGCGATAGCCTTCCCACAACTTCCCACACTTCTCCTCATACTCCGCCGCCATCTTCTTTGCTCGACTAGACGGGTCGCTGGGCTGCTTGTTATTACTAGAGGTAGCTGGCTCTAGGTAACCTTCAAACCATGCATTGAAGCAAGTGTCGTAGGCATGTTTGAGGGGTGTGCACTCTGCCGAGAGACTTTCTGCCATGAGTGATCTACAGGCCGTGGACGAAATGAAAATAATCCCGTGTGAGCTAAGCCACGTGCCACTTTCCCGGGGCACCGCCCCACTCACCTCAACTTCGGGCTGGAGTGGGCTATACGGTCAGAACCATGGCTCCGCAGCAAGTCCATCATGCACTGCGCTCGGCTCCCGAACCACAGCATTTTTAAGCTGTTCTGGAAGGCAGCGCATCCGCTAATGCGATCATCACGCATGCGGAGACCAGTGGGGCCACCGACGCGCTCGCTGTGTATATAAGAAAGATAGGCCAGCCTCTGTAGTCGCATTCCTCAGACCATACTAGCTAAACCTAGCATATCTATTGGAACTTAACTGCGCCTTCATTCTCGACCATCCTGATTATCATGCACGGAACTGTCAAAGCTCTAATTATAGCCGCCGTTGCCTCCCAGGCAAGCGCCAACCCAGTAAATAAAGCAAGGCATAGTTGCGACTCCTGATTTCTAACAGCCGCGTTAATATCTAGGTTAAGCTGTTTGAGCGCCAAGAACCCAGCAGCTCAGCCTCCATATCATCTGTTTCCAGCAGTTCGTCAAGTAGCTTTTTGACTTCAGTGAGTGCCATGACAGCCTTAGAATTATGGATACAGTCTAACAACCTATTTCAGGTCGCTACAGCGACTGCTACTGCTACAGGGTCTTCTCCCGCTCCTGAACCTACTCTTCCTACGTTCCCTTTTCCAGGTTCTAATGGGACGTACTACATTTGCTCTTTCCCGTCGTCTAACAGTACCACGAACTCGACTGAATCAGCGACAAGTACATCGAGCCTCTCGATCAAAACTGTACCCGTGACCTCTATCGCAACAGCGACAAGCTTGAGCAGTACCCCAATCTCTGGAACTACCACGATTTCCACTCTGTCTAGTTACATTCCAGTTCCTACACCTACCGAGTTCACGGTAGTAGGGCTGAGTACAACAGCCATCATTGAATGCATTGCCGTCCCTACGGGTGTGCGCCCCCATCCACCACCCCCTGCTAATGTTTCGTCGGCCCCCTCGGTTCCATTCCCAACTTCTACCCCTGGAACTGTAACTTCTGCCCCCGGAACTGTAACTTCGGGCACGCTCATTCCCTCGTCAACCTCTACTTTGATTTAAGTTTTCTTTATCTAATTTCTGAACATTTACATATACCTTGAAATTCTGATTGTGCCTTGGCTACCTTTTTTATAACAATTGCTTATTATTAGCTTGACTATGTCCAGACGACAGCAGTAGTTTGTTTGTTTCTGGCTAATTTAATAACTTTAATGAAATGCTTCTCTCCTTCGCGCGATGGCCGATCCCGGTATCCACGGTAAACTACTGTTATTCGCACTCCACACCCCCAAATTTTCTACGATACGTTTGCCTTCGAGAATTGAATTTCGAGTTGGTGCGTTGGCTGGTGAATGTAGGTAGTTTCACGTACTTGCCCATGGTCATGGATTCGTGCTTCGCCGCGCACGCCTTCAATGACGTGCACGCCGGGGACTCCGTTATTTCGATCATCCAGTGCTTGGATTGGGACCTTCGTTCAGCCTGACTATCTTTCGCAATAAATATATGAAGGGTGCACATATATGCGAATCCATGTGATCGATTGCAAGCGCACCGACTTCTGCTCCACCACATCAGTTCCTATCAATCCACGAATACTAATTCTAGCTTGAACCGAGACCCTTGCCTTGCTGCGCGCTGCGGATCTAAATAACATCCGCAGCAGCAGGCGCATACAATTACTATATACGTGAGAATTCCGCGTGAAGGCGACATCGAATAAAGAAATTACCATTGACTGGACATGAGTCACGTGTAATTCGAGTACCCGAAGTACCGTATTGGGTATCTTATTTCTAGTTGCGTATCAACCTGCACCGCACGGACTCGCGTTCTTGCATCAATAATTTTATCAATGAAACATCTAAACCCATGCTACAGAAGTATGAAATGATGTCATGTAGTGTTGCTAGAATGGCGGATGTCACGCATCGTATGCGCTGGCAGTCGGGCTGCCAGCGGCGTCGCATTTCCGCAGCTTGACGCGAATCAGAGGGACAGTCTCGCGTATTCCAAATTCCATGGGTATTGTCTTCCGGGATTTGTAGCGAGGGCCGATTGATCCATAAGGGCAGACGGTGCGAATATCTGTTATCCAAAATAAGGTCGGATGGCTTAAAAACGGAACGGGCGCGCTCTGCTTTCACCAGAAACGTATTCACTCCCCTTTGAACATTCTTTAATAGGAACATGAGCTCTATATTTGCTCTCGCACTCTTTGCGCAGGTCATTGTGGCCAACCCTGTACGTATACAGCAATCTATCGCCCTGCCTTTGTATACTTACTACGACGCCGTTCAGGTCTATCGTCGCCAAGATATTACCACCACAGCCACCAACGCTACAGCGACTCCAACAATCGATCCCACACTTTCCGATAATGTGACATCCACTGCTACTGATTCGATCACACTTACGAGCGAGGTAAGTTTTGTTGATTCATGCAATCAAAAATATCTGACTTTTGTTATTTAGCCTACGCCTACAACCGACACCTTTACGGTCCCGATCACAAGCACTATTAGCACTCCCTCCCCAACTGGAGGGTCGAGGATGACGGTAGCTATTGGTTTTGCTCGTTCCCAGGAGCAGAGGCGACTCCTACTCCAACTTCGGACCCAACTACCATCGTGGATCCATTCCCTACGACTACAGACACTATTGTGATCCCAACCCTGACTAGTGATACGCTTTCTTCAACGGATACGCTTACTCTGTCTATCCCAACCGATACAGAGACTGATATTCCTACTGCTACGGATACCTCAACGTTCCCAGAAGTCACCGACACCGACTTGCCAACTTTCAGTGACACCGAAATCCCTACAGCCACCGAGACTGCGACCAGTACAGATGTCTCCACGAGCGTCGAGGCCACCAGTACAGCTCTTCCTACGGCAACGGAATCATCGACTCTCCCAGAAATTACCTCTATTGCCTCGGAGACAGACAGTGCTACTGAGATTGTCACTGGTACAGCCACTTCGGATCCACTCACAACCGATGTCTTAACGGACATCAGTACTGCAACTCTCTCCGAGCCAGCCCTAACCACCAGCGCTCCAACCGCGACTATTACTTCGTCTCGTCCTTCTCGAGTTCAAACTTACACCGTCGTTGGCCCTTCCACCACCGCAGTCATCACTTGCGTTCGCGTCAAGAGCCCGGGTAGGCCTGGTCGCCCTCCCTACCCTCACCACCCTTTCCCCCATCACTCACGCCCGATTGCGTCTGAGAACGCTACGGATGCTGCACCAGCTAGTACACTATCTGAAAATACCGCCATCCCTACCACGACATTCGGTGTTGTTGGCTGAAAGAATCAAGGAACGAGTTGCCCGCCAACCAGACGATTTCATGTGTATTAGTAGTTATGAGCACAGTTGTATTTAGAGAGTACGAGTTCCGAGATAAAAGCTGTCGAATGCCATTAAATACGACTATATGCGTCATGGATACACTTGGATGAGATATAAATAACTCCCGCCCCTGTACCGGCTATATGCGCTCACTCAAATAAGCGAACATGACTAATGAGTCCATTTCCTGCTCGAATATTCTCTTAGTCAAAGGCACTTCACCACGTGCCGATAAACAGTGATTACTGTTCAGAATTGCACTCGCTTTTAGAATGCCTGCTGAGACCACATAGAACGGAGGACTGCCTAAAGGGAGAATAACATCTTGTATCGGGAGATTTCAGAACGATACAAACTTCTCTGAATTGCCAATACAGGCAATTCGGCATTTGGCGTAGTTTGGCTATTGCCAAAAAGCTCCTGAAACCGCTAGGGCTCAGCTTGAAAGCAAAGTAACTGTAATCAGCTGACATAGTTATGGCTTTTCAAGGCCTGAAATAAAGTATTTTCCACTTATTTCTCACAACCCCCTTGACTATCCTTCTCCCCGTCCTCTGTTTGTAGGCCCTCCTTTTTCAGTACATTCTCCAAAAGCAATCACGCACGGCACGGCCGATTGGAAAGATCACACCCAGGGGAGCGAAGCCGATTGCTTGTTCCGAAAGAAAGGATTGGGTCCATCTCCGTGCGCCGCCGACGCCCCTCCCCCTTCGAAAATGGTCAGTCAGCGTTTGTCCCCTCAATTACTCTGATGCCTGGCACCGGCTCATCCCATGGATGTAAACCATCCAATAGTGCAACCGTGTGCTCAGGTTTATTTCCTACCGAGAATGCGGGCATAACCAGCTAGTCCATGAAAGCATGCGAGACTGCATGTATCACCGCGTAAGGCAAACAAATCTAGGCCCGCGCGGCTCTATGTGTCAGTGTTGAGTCTGATCTAATGATGCGCATGCGTCGCGCTCTATTTGTTCTCCAGTGCGCCTTTTCGTCAGAGCATTCCGATAAATGTTTGCCACCGGCGTGCAAATGTCAGAGATACTACACACAGCCTGAACGTATGGTTACAGGTATATGTTTATTCTCCATCTAAGTTTATTTCAGCTAACTGTTTCATTCAGGCGATGCTCTTGGAAAGTGCAACACTTGCAAGAGCAAGTCTGCACCGTTGGTTATTACATAATCCCAACATCTGTTTGGTGTCGCTTTCTTTCTTGTAATTCTTGGGGCTTTTCATATGTTCGTGTAGCAATAGACATGTACATCCTCTATACCTAAaagataaaaaaaaagacaGTACAATGGATGCAATTATGATTAGATATATATAAA is a genomic window containing:
- a CDS encoding copper resistance-associated P-type ATPase, whose amino-acid sequence is MPTLSISSPANSLRSCQSFIQSLLGPISGIRDLRIDIDRRILSFSASSVDVDKEKLIDDVGQLLAQAGYTIDNKKDGEPSHVETSVPTREAHAKHLEHCDACRDDSLLDSVVVARDLTPLTLKTEFSIEGMTCASCTTSITNALQQHPGVLSVEVKLMLNSATVVHDGNACSAADIVSEIESIGFEASVNNSVPVEARGKIPKETVFGIVGMTCSSCAGPLSKAVQELEGVEIVSISLISNSMTVRYCCDKVTVEEITSVVEDCGFEVSQTITRELETEVSSDPSERTVQLEFQGMFCKECPTRIATHLSTIGIDMITRPSLASPIGSIRYTPNSKLTIRSILGNLPEPIIAKIYHPPSLHSIAMKLQAREARKIARLFLIATLFAVPTFVIGIVGMIALPKSHPLRQRIEKPVWGGAGLGVIVLWALATPVQFGVGWIFYKKSYASLFGGRRRQWQWKNLVHFGSMDLLVALSTTTAYFASVAMMAIDIRTSPHHAMEVEMRTYFDSSVFLIFFILAGRLLEGRAKTGDAISMLGAIRPETALLVSNVDDTPVLEEAGVRQVPVDVLELGDTILVQPGSIPPADGTIISGKTTVDESSLTGESRPVEKGPGDILVCGTTNLTSAVTVRVDKLGDATVLEKIVRAVADAQGRKAPIERLADRISGVFVPIVVWLSLVILAIWIGVSLGGALPEGSLPMGREGTGDRVFFAFEFTIAVLVVACPCGIGLAAPTAQAVGAGMAAKAGILAQGGGEAFQRASQVTAVVFDKTGTLTLGEPRVTDSKVFCEPKWLLTAVREMEMGSTHPIALALVRHCESEADGSEILQLVECEEKSGRGLVALVQVGSQSYSVLVGNTTLMRDHDVQVDESYVGEWQRQGKTVVFVAVGRPNLNAGSLNENMWGGYELAMCFAVADALRPESVSTVAELHKSGKQVWMLSGDNVITAKAVAHDLGIPDERVVAGVLPHEKADFITHLQSQPVVHSSRLPWMRREGRAVIAFCGDGLNDSAAIAAADIGIGLSHGSQITLSSSSFVLLSSSLSTLPFLLRLSSKVYLRQKLNFAWALIYNVAMIPVAAGAFYALGHTRLPPVWSALAMALSSVSVVYQPRLTLSEHPHHDPNRYPVESSRSNEQKGMEYFAKFLRPQVAATPKPARDHLGDFQMAWAEVKNTLLIPDERQLTRGIGSTNVPAHLQAMVDALVWESTRGDQESTGACLESLLKNDILGTLVSLSEADRPFGVQAEVLKTVGNLVVLMDEQFLVHAVVHKAVLRLLRVCIGDLIDETSFSSSKAMGAASVSQRTSVANYEEDLVDLLCTLCSRIRTYRELLMIFFHDKHWFQSQKSYSFDEEDEEETAEKEAEEEAANRPARSLMSTIPRAPSPASSVLTVTGNPPQAKPEYEFLLFNYLLRFVHREGKIGDLARAGLLFLLDVAMSISDHPGSSDDSEAGRPDPASDAALALAEYVLDGDFSDVLGAGLAAVYSVLPYKLEVQRDYAAESEAQNGGMLLGGHHVVSNEEEAARLEEAEERGRELNIGVSTSQEFRGRLDHFLKMAEFIQDVLKRNDASVYSRMGETGATDNNPEQTLDPSALVGTAISDAIIRAFKRVFLENVLYPSILECSDADGSAVAVLSYIETMLRTLKHGRLTDALVKYLVSEGTDYGRPTEISDSATRAVKKNRRKSSAMTLLEKEPANKRQSTYYSSLGRFTLKDFIFSNLNSEFSSSATASLKLLHCLLEQHCEMCTDQLLSVVGDPQATAFPEVMLPPPPTVETAEAPPLDSDSDEEFVYPGEEKAKHSPKVPPALTKLISGAIHRTITYATHERELGLYLSLVSRINPSNELDVFSTGYENYVRDALEIVQSEICYCRTLDGDSSYMSWKHKLQPNDSLLKLLLRSLRHFFVQTPEYNIALTGVLTAISCCPNRSMVGWLAFDAESQPPNSKAFQNPDDGDDRSIDSTESLELAPTFINPNDAETRPLERYRSRISGFDKHLTDRRQGLLFSENISDALNLDLSLDITSDWAPCSSPLPATPETPQRPKNRTGSSFMSFLSSKKVKSPTGSVAPEPTTPPRGGEPKVVPSTPFSSHYHNTSAIDLDGFAAAEPITGPWASDRKPSSVHVEDDVFTAWKDPESGEQVGSRDRDRKDKKRITLSQLLDNTVILEEFIKEMAGVIQARRSLGIDGVRIFD